The genomic window TTCACATAAAATTGAAGCGTTGCAGTCCAGTCGCGCGAGCGCCCCGCTCCAGTCGCGAGTTCGCCGGGCGATCCCTACCAGGATGGTCTCGACGTGCGCTCGTTGCGCCCGGAGCTACCGTTCGTAGAGCGCCGTCTCGCCGTCCGGCGTTCGATACCGGGCGAGCGTCGTTCGTCCGGCGTTCTCGGGATTCTCGTCCTTGTCGACGGCGTAGACGGTATAGGTGCAGTGATCGCGCGTGAACTCGACGACGGCGTAGCCGTGGCGGTGCCAGTCGACGTACTCGAGGTGCTCGTTTTCCGATTTGGCGAGATCGCCGAGCGCGTCGTCGGCCCAGTCGCCGGGGAAGTCGATGACGTCGGCGGCGTTGACGCTCGAGACGGCTGGCGTCATCAGTTCGACGCCGATCCGGTCGGACGTCTCGAACGGCTCGATCTCGCCGTAGCCCGACTTGACGTAGCCGGCCAGCGACGCGTGGAGGTCGCCGGTCAGCACGACGAAGTTCCGCGGATCGGCGTCGGCGACGTGTTGCATGAGTTCCCAGCGCTCGTGTTGGAAGCCGTCCCAGGAGTCGTGGAGCAGTTCGACCTGATACCAGCCGTCGCCGACGGTCAGGGGCATCGTCAGCACCTCGTTGGCCCAGACCGTCCAGACGGCGTCGGACTCGCTGACCCAGTCCTCGAAGTAGCGCTTCTGCTCGCGGCCGAGCATCGTCCGTCCCTGCGCTTCTTCGTCCGTACAGGTGATCCGGGCGTCGCCACAGGGCGGACCGTCGCGGTAGAGACGTTCGTCGGTGACGGTCAGATCCACGAGGTCGCCGAACTGGAGGTCCCGCCACAACCGGAGCTGTTCTCGCAGTTCCGGCTCGCTCGGATCGAACTCGACGCGGGCGGGGACGTACTCGACCCACGCCTGAATGCCGTCGGCCGTGATCTCCAGTGCCGTCTCCGGCCGCTCGCCGCCGTCCTTGTCCGGGAGCACCGGTGCATCGGCGTCGTCGTCCCAGTACCGGTTGTTCCCGATCTCGTGATCGTCCCAGCCGTGGATAACCGTGTGCCGTTCGAGTCCCTCCTGGAGGTATTCGTTCCCCTTGTAGACCCGGTAAAGCGACCGGAAGTCGGCCAGCGACTCCGCCAGACCGGCGCCGCTGGGGAGGTCGATATCGCGCCCGTCCTTGATATCCGTCGTCGGCGAGGTGTAGGCGCCGTTCGCGGACTCGTAGATGAAGTCCCCGAGGTGGACGACGAAGTCGACGTCTTCGGCCGCGATATGGCGGTAGGCTCCGTAGTAGCCGTTCTGGTAGTCCTGACAGGTCAGGACCGCGAACGACAGCGAGTCGGGGCTCGCACCGGCCGCCGGCAGCGTCCGACAGCGGCCGGTCCGCGTGGCGACGCCGTCGTAGACGAACCGGTAGTAGTAGCGCCGATCCGACTCGAGTGCCCCGTCGAGATCGACTTTCACCGTGTAATCGTGCGCGCTCGAGAGCCTGTCAGCGGGCACCGTCCCCTCGTGGACCACGTCCTCGAAGTCGTCGTCGGTCGCGACCTGCACGCCGACCGGTTCTCCGGAGACGACCGCGTCGGGAGCGACCCGCGTCCAGAGAATGACGCCGCTCGAGGTCGGCCCGCCGCTGGCCACGGACTGCGGAAACGTCGCGTCGGGATCGGCCGTCCCGTCGACGGCGAAGACGCTGCGATCGTCGACAGACTGCGCCGCCACCGGCCGTACGACGTCGCGCTGGGCGAGGATCGCTGCGAGGCCGCCGGCGACCGAGGTGGTGCCGATGCTCTCGAGAAAGCCGCGTCGGTTCGTCCGTCGCCGTGTGCCATCTCGCTCGGGCATACGGTAGTACCCGCGGAGAACAGCGAAGTAACATTATATTTCATATACCTTAATAAATATACTCACCACTGTCTCTAGGAGAAATATATTCGCCTACGTTCAGACGAGCATCTCGAGCGAGACCACGAGACGGTGACTGGACCGACGTCACTCGTCAGGACGGTTCTGTCGGTAGTCCAGACAGAGTAGCCCCGCGCGGGCCTGAATCGCGACGAGTTTCCAGATCGGAATCGTCTCGTAGTCCAATCGGTCTCGCATCTCCCCGATTCGCTCGCGGAAGGTCTCCTCGAGCGCAGCTTTCGTTCCCGTGAGCGTCTCGCGAGCGTCCTCGTCGGCGCTCATCGCGGCGTGATCGATCGACCGCAACAACATGCCGAGGTACGTCAGCAGATGATACTGCCTGAGGTAGCGTTCGTCGACGTGCTCGGCGACGGTCGCCGGCCTGTCCGTCTCTGCGGCCGATTCCGCCCACTCGAGTTTCGACTCGTCGACGTGTTCGAAGTGGGCGGCGACGCCCGACGCCTCACGCGCCATCGGCCCGTCCGGGAGGTGCTCGCTGACGGAGTCGACCGCGCTCTTCATCGCCTCAAGGATCGGCCGCCGGTTTCGAACTCCCTCCCGAATGACGTCCTCGTGGGAGCGATCCAGTTCGCTTCGATCCTCGATCCGCGGGTCGTAGAAGTACGGCAGTTCGACGGCGAACTCGACGACGTCGTCGGTGAAGCGGCTGGCGTAGTCGTAGGCGTTGCCGCCGAGGAGTTCGGCGTCGAGTTCGGGGTCGTCGTCGGTCTCACGCGCGTCAAACCGGTCGGCGAAGGTCGGAAGCCGATAGACCGCGTCGTCGAGCGCCTCGTCATCGAACCGTTCCGGTTCGCCCAGATCGAGCGGGACCCCGTACGCCTCCGGAAGTGACGTGAGCGCGTCGTAGAGCGGGGCGTGCGGTTCGGTGAAGAGGAAGTAACAACCGCCGAAGGCGGCGTTGTGGAAGCTGTAGATAAACTCCGGTCGATAGCTCTCGATCAGATCGGCCAGCGCGCGCGTCGACGGAATCGGGTCGTCGTACGAGTAGCCCTCGCGTTCGACGGGGAACGTGGCCTCGACCTGCTCGTCCGGCGGCGGTCGGTAGAAGTTCTGCGCGTAGTTCGAGAGCGTAAACGGCCCGTCGAACCAGCCTTCGTTGAGTCGGACGCCGTCCGGATCGGCGACCGGCATACAGACGAACTCGTAATCGAGCGACGCCCGCAACTCGTCGTTCGTCGCGAGTTCGTGGAGCAGGAAGTCGATCGTCATCGAGCCGATCGGTTCGTTCGGATGGGGCGCGCCGAACAGGAGCGCGCTCCGGTCGCCGTCACCGACGGTCACCGTCCATAACGTCTCGCCGTCCGCGCTCTCGCCGCGTTCTTCGTACTCGACGTGGTCGTGCTCGGCCGCGAGCGTCCGGTCGCGATCGCGGTGTTCGTCGACCGTGAAGAACGACTCGTAGCGGGGGATCGCGTCGTCGATCCATTCGAACGCGCGCGACGGTGCCGACGGGGAACCTGTCATGCGGCCTCGAATTCCGTGCGCACGACCATAAGTGCCGCCGACCATTCCATGGAAGAAAGGACCGCTGCGTCGCACGGTCGGGTCGCGTCACAACGGAACTGAACGCGACTACGGAGGCGTCGATCCCTCATCTTCGAGGATCTTCGCACAGATCTCTTCGGCCGCCTCGAGGTGATCGTCGGCTCCCTCGTGGTCCGTTTCGTCGACTTCCCCGAGCAGGTGCTGGACCTTCGCGACCCGCTCGAGGACCGTCTCCCGCTCGAGGTCGCTCGTCGCGACGTCGGCGGCGACGGCTTCGGCCTCGCCGAGCCAGCGGTTCGCCGTCCGATCGATCGGGAGTTCGGCGGTCGCCTCGAGGTGGCGATGGAGTTCCTGTGTCCGCCCGGAAAGCGAGTCGTCAGTCACGCGTACCGATACAGCGGCGAGTCCCGTAGTGGTGTCCGTCGACAGTTCTCGAAGCAGTGGGAAATATTGATGCGGGACGTGGATAATGGGGACATATGACACACGACTGTTCGTTCCTCGAGGCCCTCGACCTGGAGGACGATCAGGTCTCGGTCGCGGCGGGTCGCCGGGAATCGCACGCGGACGATTTCGGCACCGAAGGGAGCGGCCGCGGCGCGCTCCCGGACGCGGTCGTCTACCCCGAGCGCACGGCCGACGTTGCGGCCGTCCTCGAGGCCGCGACCGAGCGCGGCGTTCCCGTTACGCCCTACGCGGCGGGGACGGGACTCGAAGGCAACGCCGTCCCGGCCCGCGGCGGGATCAGCCTCGATCTGACGCGGATGGACGCCGTCGTCGACTACCGGCCCGACGACTTCCAGATCGACGTCGGGCCTGGGATTATCGGCTCGGCCGTCGACGAGCACGTCGCACCGGACGGGCTCTTCTTCCCGCCGCTGCCCTCCTCGGGGGACATCTCCACGATCGGCGGGATGATCGCGACCGACGCCAGCGGGATGCAGACGGTCAGGTACGGCGAGGTCGCCGACTGGGTG from Haloterrigena sp. KLK7 includes these protein-coding regions:
- a CDS encoding alkaline phosphatase D family protein; its protein translation is MPERDGTRRRTNRRGFLESIGTTSVAGGLAAILAQRDVVRPVAAQSVDDRSVFAVDGTADPDATFPQSVASGGPTSSGVILWTRVAPDAVVSGEPVGVQVATDDDFEDVVHEGTVPADRLSSAHDYTVKVDLDGALESDRRYYYRFVYDGVATRTGRCRTLPAAGASPDSLSFAVLTCQDYQNGYYGAYRHIAAEDVDFVVHLGDFIYESANGAYTSPTTDIKDGRDIDLPSGAGLAESLADFRSLYRVYKGNEYLQEGLERHTVIHGWDDHEIGNNRYWDDDADAPVLPDKDGGERPETALEITADGIQAWVEYVPARVEFDPSEPELREQLRLWRDLQFGDLVDLTVTDERLYRDGPPCGDARITCTDEEAQGRTMLGREQKRYFEDWVSESDAVWTVWANEVLTMPLTVGDGWYQVELLHDSWDGFQHERWELMQHVADADPRNFVVLTGDLHASLAGYVKSGYGEIEPFETSDRIGVELMTPAVSSVNAADVIDFPGDWADDALGDLAKSENEHLEYVDWHRHGYAVVEFTRDHCTYTVYAVDKDENPENAGRTTLARYRTPDGETALYER
- a CDS encoding M14 family zinc carboxypeptidase; protein product: MTGSPSAPSRAFEWIDDAIPRYESFFTVDEHRDRDRTLAAEHDHVEYEERGESADGETLWTVTVGDGDRSALLFGAPHPNEPIGSMTIDFLLHELATNDELRASLDYEFVCMPVADPDGVRLNEGWFDGPFTLSNYAQNFYRPPPDEQVEATFPVEREGYSYDDPIPSTRALADLIESYRPEFIYSFHNAAFGGCYFLFTEPHAPLYDALTSLPEAYGVPLDLGEPERFDDEALDDAVYRLPTFADRFDARETDDDPELDAELLGGNAYDYASRFTDDVVEFAVELPYFYDPRIEDRSELDRSHEDVIREGVRNRRPILEAMKSAVDSVSEHLPDGPMAREASGVAAHFEHVDESKLEWAESAAETDRPATVAEHVDERYLRQYHLLTYLGMLLRSIDHAAMSADEDARETLTGTKAALEETFRERIGEMRDRLDYETIPIWKLVAIQARAGLLCLDYRQNRPDE